The window TTTTACATTAATTAGTCATTTCTTAcctgttttcttctcttcaaGTCAGTAGCAGAAGTGTGTTTTATACCTTCtgatcatttctgtccttatcaCCCCACTTGTGAGGAGAGTGTGATAACTAAAAACATCAAAAACTCTATAGTCATCTTTTGGCCACATTTACCCTTTGTTTTGTTATGGTCTATCTTGCACCTTTTAAACAAATTCTGCTGTGTATTTCCAGCTTTCAGATATAGCTTTTTAGTGAAATGGCACACTGCCCTCtaacatgcacaaacacacaaatgTGCATGAacgtgtacacacatgcacaattcaaaagcaacacACAACATTGCTTTGTGTACATTTATAGAAGAAAAAGCAGGAAACAACCTATTAAAATCCATCTTCTGAGATTTTCTCCCCTTCTGCCCTTGTTTGGTTTCTTAGGGAGATCTCATAGCTTTTCTAGTCAGTTTTAGATAATGTTTTCCTATCACTGAAATCACAAAAGCCATCTCATCTCACCCACTGAAATATTAATCCAATGTAAAACTAAGGATATTGAACTTCATTTCActgttcagtttctttttctttcagcctGATACACACATCTAGAAGCCTGAAGTACGGAAAGCTCTGGAATCAGTGTATTTTCTCTCTTTGAGCTCCTCCTCCAGCAATTCATTATTTGTGGTTTTGGACCTCACTAGGATTGGAAGAACAGGGCAGATAGAAATTAAGGATCTAGAAAGGTTCTTCTTTTCCCTCAGTAAATTAGACTGGTCTGTGGCAAATGCACGGTGCTATCTTTTGCTTTTCATATGTGCCAAAAGAAAACTCTCTTTAGCTGTGTAGGAAGGAATCAAATTATTGGTTGACAGTCCCAGCTCTAGGCTAAGAGAATAGGCCCATTTTAATTGCTTTATCGAGGGCTTGCCAGAATACTGTAGGAAAAGCAAAGCATTAAATTAAACAATCGACTACCGTCATGACCACGCAGGCACGCTGGAGGAGCACGCTGTAATCCTTACCGTCCTCTAGAAACTAAACGCTGGCAGCAAACGTGTCCTTGAGCCGTTTCTCTCTAAATGCAGATTCAGGAAGTGCACTCCTAAAATAGGTTCCTTTGTGGAGTTTCATCTTCCCTCCAGCTGCAGGCCACAGGACAGACCTCTCTAAGGAGAATTGGCTTGCCTTTCCAGTAGGCAGGACTCTTATCTTAGTAAATCTTGTGTGGGTATATTGATTATTGCTGGCTAAACCAAGCTTCAATACGAGTAGGAACTGCAAGGATTATCTTTTTATAAAGAAAGGGTTAAATATGGAAATGTGAAATGACTgtcaaaaaagtattttatttgaaGCATATTTTATAGGCAAAAATTCTAGGCAAAAATGAAATTGCATTTTACTTATGGGCAGAAAGCTTTCTTATGAATGAAGCAAGGAGATTTTCATCTATTGaaaatcaaaacattaaaatgcatgacaaacaacaacagcaatatggATTAATGAATAAACATGACTTAATGAATAGATCATAGTGTTAGAAGAGGACATATTTACCTTAAACAAGACACTAACATATCTATATATCCAAAATGAAAATTTAGGAAGTTACTATTAAGTCATTATTACTAATTTGTAAAGTGACTTCTCACAACCTAATTTGAATAGGTATctgtcattcatttttttttttaaacagtgtcaattttcaaaaatcatttaAGAGAAACTTGTCTTTAAAACCATATTGCATAAACGTGAATCTTTTGAGTGCCCAGCCCTGAGCTCAGTTccgttgtttagtccctaagtcgtgtctgactcttttgagatcccatggatggagccctccaggttccttctgtccatgggatttcccaggcaagaacactggagtgcatttccatttcctcctccaggggatcttcccaacctacggATCAAccccccatctcctgcactggcaggcgggttcttcaccactggtgcTCTGTGCTAAGGGGACACAAAATGAAGTAAATGACAGCGTTTCTTCCTGAAGCTTTGAATTTCACTGACAAGGTGAAACAGATTCTCAAGGCTCTGGTTAGTGAAGAGCACATAGTAAGGAGTGTTTTAGTAACAACAAGAGCATTAAGGGTCATTGAAGTACAGAGGTTAAGTCAAATCATGGTACAGGTAGAAGTGAGATACAGTTAGATGGTAAGCAATGTCAGGTTAAGATGTTTGGGGGTGAAGACTGCAAGGTGAGGATAGTAGGAAGCTGTGGGAAGGGACCAGTTAAGAAAAACATCAGTGGGTAGTAATGAACTTGATGTGTAGAAAAAGATCATGAGACTAACTATCCTTATGCTAAAGGCCCACATTGGAGAGACTGGCACACACCATAAGTGATAGCCACAGGGCAAGGGGCAGAAATCTGGGTGGCACTAAAAAGgacagtaaagtaatgctgatgACAGAAAGGGGTTTGTGCTTTTGAGAAAGGCCATTACTGCATCTCAACACCTTAGAATGGTTCTTTGGGACTcaggagaaaaggagggaagagcAGGTTTTAAAAAGAGTCTGATTTTAGAACAAGAGCAGGAGATGTTGTCCTAGAAATCCTGCTTCTCTCTTCTTCTCCATGTTGCCCTCATCCTAGCATATCAGTTTAATTGACATTCTTAAGAACTAGTAACTACTTATTATCTTTACCAGGGGGGAACTAAATAGAAACAAACATACTAGCAAACCTATGGTTTTTAATCCTTGTTTTGATTCAATGTATATTCAATAGCCAGTTATGATACAGATTCGGAGGAAATGAAAGAAGCAGTAAGGGAGATAGTCCCCAGATCTCTTAAACTTTAAAGGGCTCCATGGATTGTTACTGCAACTAATTTTAAGCCCAGTTCTTCTGCATTCttatagatttctttcttttatcttctcCCCCCTCTctttcacatacacatacatatattcttacTATATTATATAGCAATTTCCCCCatgcagacttttaaaaattattatctcaAAAAATCTTGTAAGTGTGTACTTACAAGCATCTCATATAGCTTTTGagcaaagctggaaaaaaataaaataaaaataagaaaactttaaATCATGCCAACCTGAAGAATCAAATGTTTTTCACCAACCTTTTCACCAACAccaaatgtatttccttccaacCTTTATCCATTTGAATACATAATTTGCACATACTTGTAGTCAGTGTTtggataaaagaaaagaaaaataatctattcTCTTTCCTGTAAGAATGGCACAAAAGGGGCTCTGTACATAGAGCCCCTGTTGGTTAAACTGTCACCTCCATCCTGTTGGAAGAGTAGAGCATCAGATAGGCGGCTTGCTAGGGGCACCTATATTTAGCCAAGGTAGGTTGTGTGATAAGAGTGAGGGGCCCTGGCCACACGCTGTCTGACTCATGCTCTCAAGCACACGTGTCACTTTCTCCTACAGTTGGGACAGCCTCCTTCAGAAAAGACAGCCTGACTGTGACTTTCCTGGGCAGCAACCCTTAGCTTCCGGAgatcaaattttagaaaataacgAGCACTGGAAGCCATTGAGCTTCCAATAAATCACATGGACGATAACATCATTATTGCTTGCTTTGGCTCTCATACAATTGCCCTTTCTCTGGTTTGTAACTGAAGCCTGGACTTCTGTGCagtgtctgatttttttccccaagctcCATAGCAGTCTGCCAGACCACAGAAGGGATATTAAAATAAAGCTACTTTACTACTGGCATTTTGTATTGAAAGTTGCCATGGGTAGTATATGGCCATATAGTATATGCAAACATAGGGTATGTATAGTAATATGCCATTCATAGTGGCATATATAGTATATGCTGTATACTGGCATATTTGAATATGCCAtatgaaatgtatatatgtagTAATTtagtgatatgtgtgtgtgttcagttgctcagttgtgtccaactctttggggccccatggactgtagcccaccaggctcttctgtccatgagatttcccaggtaggaatcctggagtgggtagccatttcctactccagggaacttcctgacctagggatcaaacctgccttttctgtgtctcctgcgttggcaggcagattctttatcactgtgccacatGTGAAGCCCCAGTATAGTGATATAGTGTATCataaatatatgtgatatatttGACATGTGATATACAGAATTTCAGATCAGAGCTGGTCCAACAtattttgggggatttttttttttgtagtaattAGCAAGAGATGGGCGATCAATAGCACAACATAATTTTGAGCATGTATTTTAATCATTTCTCTACTACTAGCTCTATGGACACAATACAGCctcccagggcctcagtttctttatttttattttgggatgTTAGGTTTATTTGTGTTCTCCTAAAGGTTGTGAGTTTCATCAGGGAGAGGAACATGAATGGCAGAGTGCTTATTCTAAACAGGTGATTAATGCATGGCCAATAGACGTCTGTCAATGGCTAAGAGCTGAAAATGATTAACATCACAATTACAAGGCCCTTCTTACCAATATGAATACAGGCACATCTCTACTTgccttcttcctgctgctgctgctgctaagtcgcttcagtcgtgtccgactctgtgcgacccatggactgcagcctaccaggcttctccgtccatgggattctccaggcaagaacactggagtgggttgccatttccttctccagccttctTCCTAGTAACATTGATATCCAGATCACAAAGAAGAGTTGTTTACTTTTACATAGGCCAAACAAGGGCATTATTTACACACTACATATTGTAAGTCTGAATCTTGACACTCCCTAATTTCAACTTCTTGGCAAACCTTGTTTGGCTCAGGAATTGAATATCAAGGCATGTATGGAGCTGTATTAACAATTAATGGGAACTAAACATGTGGCTACAACATATGGCTCATACCTTCATTTATGAGTGAGCCAAAAAGAGCCAGGAACCAACTATATTTGAATCAGATCAGGTTCTGTGATCTATCTTTTAGTTATAggaatttaattctttaaaacgTAGTTCATTAAGACTCATTGGGCAGCGGTAGAGCTCGGTTACCTTGGGAAAGCGACATAGTTTCTGAGtgttctcattttctcatttgaacCCATAATATGTGCTACCTCCTTTGTATGGCTCTTATGAAGTTCATGTGATTTGTATACAGTTGCTTCATAAATAGTGAAACTctagaaatataaaaactattcTTGTGTGTCTTGCAGGTGTTTGCTACTTATTAGCTGATTGACTTTTTCCAACATTATTATTCCTGCATCACTGAGCTCCTGAGCTATCTACCATCCTCATCTCTAAAGGCTATTAAATTCTAGGGAGTAGAGTCACTTCTTCACTTGCTATTATGATAATCATTACTCACAATTAGGCAGAATTCTGCTGCTTAAAATATGATTCCAGAGAGGCCTAGAAGGCTCCTTGTCCATGCTCCTTTTCCAAATAGACTCCTGACAAACTTGCTGGTAATAAAAAGTTCCAAAATTGAGAATTCACTTCATTGTCACTGTTttaatgaaattacattttaagcTCTACCATTCATATACACCTTATTAGGAATTGAGCTCCTCTCATCATTTTAGCAGGTTTTCAATGCAGAAAAGGGAACAGAACCATGAGCTAACAGGGATAAGGGCCAAAGTCTCAGAGAAGTAAAGGAATAAAGAGAGTTCATTGGGTCTGCTGATGGCAGAACTTTTCTCTGGGAGGATGGTAGACTATCTGAACTCTGCCTAGTGATTACTGTTTCTCTAATTCTCTAGGCAACCAAAAATCTCACAGAATTATCTAGAAATAAATCTTTTATGTATAAGACCCAAAATACCTGGGgctgaggagagagaagagaaatggaTCTTACCCAGCAGGTCTTGTGTCTTCAATGGCTCTGTCCACCGGGATCAAATCACTGAGGTAGACATTGAAATTTCCTTCTTTCCATCTTctctccacctccttctcctttccgTGGGGAACAACTACTGGACGTCCAAACTGACCTGGAGCTTTGGGGTCCCTTGGAGAAAGTGTCACGTCAATTCTTAACACACGGTGCATTCTGCCATCTTCAGGTGAAAGGGCTTTTGTCTGACTTTGGTTGAGTTGTGCAGGCCGGGTCTTGGCAGTTAAGTTGATCTTTACTAACTCCTGTCCCTCAGTTAAGGCTTGATTGGTTTGAGACACTGCTGCTCTCTGTAGAGCAAGTGAAGAGAAAGATGCCTCATTGCTCTTCATGTCAATGCGTTTCTCTTGGCTTTTGCCCAATACTATAGTAGATGTAGTTTTGGTGTTGGAATTGGGGGCCTCTCTGGTATCTGTCTTTAGCTCCTCCTCCTTGGTTATAATTACTACATGGCTTTCAGACAAATTGAGTTTCTTCCCACCAGCCACCTTGGCTCTGTCATCCTTCAGCAAGCCTCCCCACTGTATCTCATTAATAGATGGCTTCTTTAAGCGGTCTGAATTGGCAATGAACTTGGAAAAGGTAAGGTTCTTATTGGCTTTGTGTTTATTTGCATTCAGTTCTttgctctgagtctcagttttattTAAGGCTATGGCTTCCCTGGGTCTTGGCACTGGTGGGCTGGCAGAGTAGTTCCTTTCATTTACTCCTGCCTGGTACCGCTGCTTTAATCTGTCATTACTAAGACTGGTAGTCACAGTGGGGtacctctcagctgcttgctTTGATGTGTCACTGTTGAGACCATGGCTCTTCGGGCCCTGCTTGTTTATACCGACAGGTCCTGTGTGCACAGATACTTTGGCCAGTGGAGTTCCCCTTGCTGCAATGAATGGAGTTTTCTCAAGTCCCTGAGGTGTCGTTTGCTTTGGTGTCATGGGGCGAGAGGAAACTGCAGGTCGGATGTCTCGCCCCTCTGTCTTCCACTTGGTAAAAGTCACTGGGTGAGTCTGCCTATACGCAGGATGCCACAAAGGCGCAACCTTGCCTCTTCCCGGGGCGTTCtgtacttttctttccttctgggtTTGGTCCAAATCATCCTCGACCTTGAGCTTACTCTCCTCAGTCTTCCTAAAGTTCTCTTTGCCCCACACGCCCTTCCCGTGTCCCTTCCGTGGGGGCTTCCTCTCTGTCCTGCTGCTGTCAAGGCTCTTCACCTGGTCTGACTGAACTCTGAACCCTACCCGCTCCCTCCGAACAATGTCTTCCTTCAGGATCTGAGTGTTGATCTCACTGAATGAGAGGCGGAGAGCTGCCATGTCAAAGAGCAGCCAGATGACAGAAGCTGCAAATATAAATGCCAGGACTCGCCCACTTCCTCGGAAAAACTTTCGGATCTTGTTCATGGTACAAAGGCTTCCCTTGCAGCCTGCCCTCCCTCTGAGCCTGCTTACCTTGAGTGGAGAGGGAGCTGaagtagtagcagtagcagtagctgcAGCAGCCAAGTTGCCAGAAAGCGCCCCCCTCCCGTGAACACAGCAGGAAGCAGCCGTCCAAGGGGAGAGCTCAGCTCCTACGGCTTGTCAGTCTCTGCCTGCGTGGCATTTCACAGCAGAGCATCCGTGCCTGCTCAGCTGGCCCCTGGTGAAGCCCTGCTCGATACTGCCCTTTGGTCACTCTGGGAGCAGTCGATTCCAGCCACCAGACAGTTCAACAGATCACTCATCTCATCTCCATAAGCCCATGTCCACCTTCCTACAAGCCCCAGGAAAGGTGGGGGCCCGGTTGGGGCTGCGGCTTCTCTCCTCCCAGTTCTCGGTCTGCACACTGTAACTCAACACCACTTCTCATAAGGAAAACATTTCAAGCCATTACCCAGAAAACTTCATTCAGCTCTCACCTTCCGTGTTATGTGAGAGTGTGTTTGTTTTCAGAGCAATTAAAGAAAGCTATCTAACTTGAAGGGCATGTGTTCCTGGTTTGTAACCCCACCTACCACAGCCCTGTTTATTAACCCTGTTCTACCCAGGTCTCCAAGAATTTGCCCCAGCAATTATTGGCCTCCATGTTTCAGCTTTGAGAACTAACAGCTTAGAGAAGGGTCCGGGCAATCCTCCATACCAGAGATGGGTGTTTGATTATTCAGAATGCCTCTTTGAGGCAGGATAATCAAAATGTTTCTTTGGAAGTCAGCTTTTTGTTTTAAACGAATTCATCTCTTTTATTGCTAGATTCAGTAGACATAAACTTAATTTGTCACATTGCTGTAAAAGTTTCTAAACTCTTACTCTATTTGGGTACTTATCTTGTCACAGATGCAACAGTTTGCAGACTGAATCAGAAATTTGGATCAGCCCCTTGAGTGGTACTGGTGGACTGGTAGGTAGAACCCTGGTTCTCACAGCTTTGTAACGGAATCTCACTGAAGAAATCTTCCCAAATTCTGATCAATTGATGCGGGGGGAGTAAAGCTGACCACTGGTCTCCACTGTGTTTTTAGAAGCTTCCCACATCTTCCTAATGTACAGCCAAAGTTGAgaaacactgtgctgtgctgtgcttagccattcagtcatgtctgactctttgcgactccagggactgtagcctgaatGCCTCACTGTGATTTTTTGGGTTTTTGAACACTGCCCGCAATTTTTTGTGAAATTTTCTCCCAGAGTAAAACCTAATAAAAACTATACATTCCCAGAACCATTCAACCAGAATCTGCCTTTTTATaagtttaatttatattttatattagaatataggtgatttatattggagtataggtgatttataatgctgtgttagtttcaggtatacagcaa of the Bubalus kerabau isolate K-KA32 ecotype Philippines breed swamp buffalo chromosome 3, PCC_UOA_SB_1v2, whole genome shotgun sequence genome contains:
- the GALNT5 gene encoding polypeptide N-acetylgalactosaminyltransferase 5, producing the protein MNKIRKFFRGSGRVLAFIFAASVIWLLFDMAALRLSFSEINTQILKEDIVRRERVGFRVQSDQVKSLDSSRTERKPPRKGHGKGVWGKENFRKTEESKLKVEDDLDQTQKERKVQNAPGRGKVAPLWHPAYRQTHPVTFTKWKTEGRDIRPAVSSRPMTPKQTTPQGLEKTPFIAARGTPLAKVSVHTGPVGINKQGPKSHGLNSDTSKQAAERYPTVTTSLSNDRLKQRYQAGVNERNYSASPPVPRPREAIALNKTETQSKELNANKHKANKNLTFSKFIANSDRLKKPSINEIQWGGLLKDDRAKVAGGKKLNLSESHVVIITKEEELKTDTREAPNSNTKTTSTIVLGKSQEKRIDMKSNEASFSSLALQRAAVSQTNQALTEGQELVKINLTAKTRPAQLNQSQTKALSPEDGRMHRVLRIDVTLSPRDPKAPGQFGRPVVVPHGKEKEVERRWKEGNFNVYLSDLIPVDRAIEDTRPAGCAEQLVHNNLPTTSVIMCFVDEVWSTLLRSVHSVLNRSPPHLIKEILLVDDFSTKDYLKDNLDKYMSQFPKVRILRLKERHGLIRARLAGAQKATGDVLTFLDSHVECNIGWLEPLLERVYLSRKKVACPVIEVINDKDMSYMTVDNFQRGIFVWPMNFGWRTIPPDVVAKNKIKETDIIRCPVMAGGLFSIDKNYFFELGTYDPGLDVWGGENMELSFKVWMCGGEIEIVPCSRVGHIFRNDNPYSFPKDRMKTVERNLGRVAEVWLDEYKELFYGHGDHLIDQGLDVGNLTQQRELRKKLKCKSFKWYLENVFPDLKAPIVRASGVLINVALGKCISIRNTTAVLEDCDGSSKLQQFNYTWLRLIKHGAWCLAPVPDNGALRLHLCDNRNKGLRWLHKSTSVFRPELVNHIVFGNYHQLLCLEGNFTQKTLKVAPCDPAKPYQKWKFENYYED